From a region of the Agrobacterium larrymoorei genome:
- a CDS encoding LLM class flavin-dependent oxidoreductase gives MTRKKINFGVMLHGPGGHMNAWRHPKSPVDASVNLEFFKKTILKAEAAGFAFAFVADGLYINEKSIPHFLNRFEPLTILSALAAVTSRIGLAGTVSTSYSDPFTVARQFASLDQISGGRAGWNAVTTPLEGTARNYSRTHPEHALRYEIADEYLEVVKGLWDSWDDDAFVRNRETGQFFDKTKLHTLGHKGRFFSVEGPLNIQRSAQGQPVLFQAGSSDAGIGLAGKHADAVFTNSVSLEENQTFLKRVKQSAVAQGRSASDVKIFPGIGPIVAETQEEAEEKYNIIRNLITIDDALAYLGRFFDHHDFSVYPLDEPFPELGDIGKNSFRSTTDRIKQRAKEKNQTLREAALDAATPREGFIGTPDKVADEIIRWVEHDAADGFILGFPVVAEGLDDFIRLVLPVLQRRGYFEPDLEGRTLRDHLGLPYKESVYASAQSEAGRAIA, from the coding sequence ATGACCAGAAAGAAAATCAATTTCGGCGTAATGCTCCATGGCCCCGGCGGGCATATGAATGCGTGGCGGCACCCGAAGAGCCCGGTGGATGCGAGCGTCAACCTCGAGTTTTTCAAGAAGACGATCCTCAAGGCGGAAGCGGCTGGCTTTGCCTTCGCCTTCGTGGCGGATGGGCTTTACATCAATGAAAAATCCATCCCCCACTTCCTCAACCGCTTCGAGCCTCTGACCATCCTGTCGGCACTTGCTGCAGTTACGTCCAGAATCGGATTGGCGGGAACAGTATCGACTTCCTATAGCGACCCCTTCACGGTGGCGCGTCAGTTCGCCTCGCTCGATCAGATCAGCGGCGGCAGGGCGGGATGGAACGCGGTGACGACGCCGCTTGAGGGAACGGCCAGGAATTACAGCCGCACGCATCCTGAACATGCGCTGCGCTATGAGATCGCCGACGAATATCTCGAGGTCGTCAAAGGACTTTGGGACAGCTGGGATGACGATGCTTTCGTGCGCAACCGCGAAACCGGCCAGTTCTTCGACAAGACGAAACTGCACACGCTCGGCCACAAGGGCCGGTTCTTCTCCGTGGAAGGGCCGTTGAACATTCAGCGCTCCGCGCAAGGGCAGCCGGTGCTTTTCCAGGCCGGCTCCTCGGATGCCGGTATCGGGCTTGCAGGCAAACATGCGGACGCCGTGTTCACCAACTCCGTTTCGCTGGAAGAAAACCAGACCTTCCTCAAACGAGTGAAGCAGAGCGCCGTGGCGCAGGGGCGCTCCGCATCAGATGTGAAAATCTTCCCCGGTATTGGCCCAATCGTTGCCGAAACGCAGGAGGAGGCGGAAGAGAAATACAACATCATCCGCAATCTCATCACCATCGACGATGCGCTTGCCTATCTCGGTCGCTTTTTCGATCATCATGATTTCAGCGTTTATCCGCTGGACGAGCCTTTCCCTGAACTGGGCGATATCGGCAAGAACAGCTTCCGCTCCACGACCGACCGCATCAAGCAGCGGGCGAAGGAGAAGAACCAGACCCTGCGCGAAGCAGCGCTGGATGCTGCCACACCGCGAGAAGGCTTTATCGGTACGCCGGACAAGGTGGCGGACGAGATCATTCGCTGGGTGGAGCATGATGCCGCAGATGGCTTCATTCTCGGGTTCCCGGTGGTTGCGGAAGGTCTGGATGATTTCATCCGGCTGGTGCTTCCGGTTCTCCAGCGGCGTGGATATTTCGAGCCAGATCTGGAAGGGCGCACGCTGCGCGACCATCTTGGGCTGCCTTACAAGGAAAGTGTCTATGCGAGTGCTCAGAGTGAAGCAGGCAGGGCCATTGCCTGA
- a CDS encoding LLM class flavin-dependent oxidoreductase: MYSLSLLDKSPVASGENAASAFRDTVNLARRAEELGYKRFWVAEHHNSQDVASSAPEALVAWILAKTSRIRVGSGGVMLQHYSSYKVAEVFNVLSSLAPGRVDLGVGKTPGGLPLATSALQQAYDPALKPDFETAFGELDVFLSGAAPAKHALAGLEATPLPPVRAEKFLLGASPESARLAASKGWNFVFAGHLNGDPDVLRSSLDTFRAESGGKAAVLALSAFAANDPAHAASLVAEQRIFRVFLSNGKAFNLGKREQAEEFARQAGDTDYRIEERKPNVLHGTAQDIHAALRRLSNDHGIEEFIIEPPHVGADQRLSSIELLATHRLSAAA; encoded by the coding sequence ATGTATAGTCTCAGTCTGCTGGACAAAAGTCCCGTCGCTTCAGGTGAAAACGCAGCCAGCGCTTTTCGCGATACCGTGAACCTTGCTAGGCGAGCTGAGGAACTGGGTTACAAACGCTTTTGGGTCGCGGAGCATCATAATTCGCAGGATGTCGCAAGCTCTGCGCCGGAGGCGCTGGTGGCTTGGATTTTGGCCAAGACGTCTCGTATTCGCGTTGGCTCCGGCGGGGTGATGCTGCAGCACTATAGTTCCTACAAGGTGGCGGAAGTGTTCAACGTTCTGTCGTCGCTGGCACCGGGGCGTGTAGATCTGGGGGTGGGGAAGACCCCGGGCGGGTTACCCCTTGCAACGTCTGCGTTGCAACAGGCTTATGATCCGGCGCTAAAGCCCGATTTCGAGACGGCATTTGGGGAGCTCGATGTCTTTCTCTCCGGTGCAGCACCTGCAAAACATGCCTTGGCGGGCCTTGAGGCAACGCCTCTTCCGCCGGTGAGGGCGGAGAAATTTTTGCTGGGTGCCAGCCCTGAGAGCGCCCGGCTCGCTGCCTCCAAGGGCTGGAATTTCGTTTTCGCCGGGCATTTAAACGGCGATCCGGACGTGTTGCGCAGCAGCCTCGATACGTTCCGCGCTGAAAGTGGCGGCAAGGCGGCTGTTCTGGCGCTCTCTGCCTTTGCTGCGAATGATCCCGCCCATGCTGCATCACTGGTTGCGGAGCAGCGCATTTTCCGGGTGTTTCTCAGCAATGGCAAGGCTTTCAACCTCGGCAAGCGCGAGCAGGCGGAGGAATTTGCCCGGCAGGCCGGGGACACGGATTACCGCATCGAGGAGCGCAAGCCGAACGTGCTGCATGGCACGGCGCAAGACATTCACGCGGCGCTTCGCCGGTTGTCGAATGATCACGGCATCGAAGAATTCATCATAGAGCCGCCGCATGTCGGCGCAGATCAACGGCTGTCTTCAATAGAGCTGCTGGCGACACATCGCCTTTCCGCAGCGGCCTGA
- a CDS encoding glycoside hydrolase family 28 protein, whose product MLELQDGAELHFIPDYDVYAETTVAIVAEESDRAMMTAVGAQNIRLVGKGRIFCEGSTAYIQGEDAEMGTLVANRHRPRILVLDTCRDIVIDGLQIHDSPMWTMHFADCENITVRNVEVDNNRRMPNTDGIVIDGCRNVEIVDSTFRTADDGIVLKTTRRQDGSVTGACENINVKNCIIESRSCALKIGTESFSAFRNIAFEDVRIEKSNRGLGIFSRDGGIVENVRFKRISVDCHETPAGFWGSGEAITITVLDRRPEEFPAGRVSNVLVEDVSGRMEGAINLVAEHEGDIANITLRNIVIDQQPGPLGTGLSYDIRPTIDDRFDRFPIGDKSAGRVNAWRYGPDGKILGLIPYETGFPGVFAKGVSGLEIENVTVSRPEALPAGWCTDTIAQLPADRRR is encoded by the coding sequence ATGCTCGAATTGCAGGACGGGGCTGAGCTGCACTTTATTCCCGACTATGATGTCTATGCCGAAACAACCGTTGCCATCGTCGCCGAAGAGAGCGATCGCGCGATGATGACGGCTGTTGGGGCGCAAAATATTCGATTGGTGGGGAAGGGCCGTATCTTCTGCGAAGGGTCGACGGCTTACATTCAGGGCGAGGACGCAGAGATGGGCACGCTGGTTGCCAACCGGCACCGGCCCAGAATCCTCGTTCTAGACACTTGCCGCGATATCGTCATCGACGGCCTGCAAATCCATGACTCGCCAATGTGGACGATGCATTTTGCCGATTGCGAGAATATCACCGTTCGCAATGTAGAGGTCGATAACAACCGGCGCATGCCCAACACCGATGGGATCGTCATCGACGGCTGCCGGAATGTTGAAATCGTGGACAGCACTTTCCGCACTGCCGACGACGGGATCGTGCTTAAAACCACCCGCCGTCAGGACGGAAGCGTGACAGGCGCATGTGAAAACATAAACGTGAAAAACTGCATTATCGAAAGCCGCTCCTGCGCGCTCAAAATCGGCACTGAAAGCTTTTCAGCCTTCCGCAATATTGCATTTGAAGATGTTCGGATCGAAAAATCGAACCGCGGACTTGGCATCTTCTCACGCGATGGCGGCATCGTTGAAAACGTGCGTTTCAAGCGCATCTCCGTAGACTGCCACGAAACCCCGGCAGGCTTTTGGGGATCCGGAGAAGCAATCACGATCACCGTCCTCGACAGGCGTCCGGAAGAATTCCCGGCCGGCCGGGTGAGTAATGTCCTTGTCGAAGACGTATCCGGGCGCATGGAAGGCGCAATCAATCTCGTTGCCGAGCATGAAGGTGACATCGCCAACATCACATTGCGCAACATCGTCATCGACCAACAGCCGGGGCCCCTCGGCACAGGCCTAAGCTACGACATCCGCCCAACAATAGACGACCGCTTCGACCGCTTCCCAATCGGAGACAAGAGCGCTGGGCGCGTGAACGCATGGCGGTATGGGCCGGATGGGAAAATCCTAGGCTTAATTCCGTATGAGACGGGCTTTCCTGGCGTTTTCGCAAAAGGGGTCTCGGGTCTCGAAATCGAAAATGTCACAGTTTCCCGACCTGAAGCCTTACCGGCTGGCTGGTGCACTGACACTATTGCTCAGCTTCCAGCAGATAGGCGTCGTTAG
- a CDS encoding mannonate dehydratase gives MYLGTQIPARHDDDYRIMKQLGVNNISATPSDDWTTWDRPLLEAFREKIESFGLILDMTQLPMPSTRVDRDVPCKDIMLAGPDRDKQIDGICKLIENCAAVGIPSVRYNFNYIGIPRTPMEPGRGGYMSEAFRLDLANPDEAAPIGVGSLDEDTIWERVDYFLARVVPVAEANNIRLACHPHDPATPPGYMGVTRVLGSVEGMKRFVQMHESPVHGLNFCIGTLGEMVEDVAEVPAITRWFGERGKLMNIHFRNIFGKRYSFRESFPEEGDIDMPAVIDALRDTNYQYMVMPDHAPTLSGENQQQVAFAFCYGYIAALLQTRS, from the coding sequence ATGTATCTCGGCACCCAGATTCCCGCCCGTCACGATGACGACTATCGCATCATGAAACAGCTTGGCGTCAACAACATCTCCGCCACGCCCTCCGACGACTGGACGACATGGGACCGTCCGCTCCTCGAAGCCTTCAGAGAAAAAATCGAGAGCTTCGGGCTCATCCTCGACATGACACAATTGCCGATGCCGTCCACTCGCGTAGACCGTGACGTGCCCTGCAAAGACATCATGTTGGCAGGTCCCGACCGCGACAAGCAGATCGACGGAATTTGCAAATTGATCGAAAACTGCGCGGCGGTGGGTATCCCCTCGGTCCGTTACAATTTCAACTACATCGGCATTCCCCGGACGCCGATGGAGCCGGGGCGCGGCGGCTATATGTCTGAGGCGTTCAGGCTTGATCTCGCAAATCCCGACGAGGCTGCACCCATCGGCGTCGGAAGCCTTGACGAGGATACGATCTGGGAGCGCGTCGATTACTTTCTCGCACGGGTCGTTCCTGTCGCCGAGGCCAACAACATCCGGCTGGCCTGCCATCCGCACGATCCAGCCACGCCGCCCGGCTACATGGGCGTCACCCGCGTACTCGGCTCCGTAGAAGGCATGAAGCGCTTCGTCCAGATGCATGAAAGCCCGGTACACGGATTGAACTTCTGCATCGGAACACTCGGGGAAATGGTTGAAGACGTGGCCGAAGTGCCAGCGATTACCCGCTGGTTCGGTGAGCGCGGGAAGTTGATGAATATTCACTTCCGCAACATTTTTGGCAAGCGCTACTCCTTCCGGGAAAGCTTCCCGGAAGAGGGCGATATCGACATGCCTGCCGTGATCGATGCCCTTCGCGATACGAATTACCAATATATGGTGATGCCGGATCACGCGCCGACACTCTCTGGCGAAAACCAGCAACAGGTCGCCTTCGCATTTTGCTACGGCTACATCGCTGCACTTTTGCAAACCCGTAGCTGA
- a CDS encoding SMP-30/gluconolactonase/LRE family protein, which produces MPNAHPGSFPVYRAERFGEVICTLGESPVWDPSSDTVTWVDSARSRVHQIHIASGAVKAFEFPLSISAIAQTSEGQFVASTSRGFATITIQEDDARISFGIGPHLATGWRMNDGACDRQGRYWSGSMAPDTSAPDGWATMFSLEGPRGVMERGGRYRTQNGLAWSSSGRTMYVSDSHRTNPHVMAYDFDCDSGEVSNGRLFADQTGLLGGRPDGAAMDADDCYWIAASDTGRLLRLTPEGKVDAAIELDVPNPTNLCFLGPNLDTVFITTLKPGGTGPGGNIYIAKIPYQGQIAPLFAGASQLEFPNTELGLRLPDDICVNPKPAE; this is translated from the coding sequence GTCCCCGGTGTGGGACCCGTCGAGCGACACGGTCACGTGGGTCGATAGCGCCCGTTCCCGAGTTCACCAGATCCATATTGCTTCCGGAGCGGTGAAGGCCTTCGAATTTCCATTATCCATCAGCGCTATCGCCCAGACATCCGAAGGGCAATTCGTCGCGTCGACAAGCCGGGGATTTGCCACCATCACCATTCAAGAGGATGACGCACGGATATCCTTTGGCATCGGCCCGCATCTAGCCACCGGATGGCGCATGAATGATGGTGCGTGCGACCGGCAGGGACGTTACTGGTCAGGCTCCATGGCGCCCGACACGTCAGCACCCGATGGATGGGCAACGATGTTCAGTCTCGAAGGGCCGCGCGGAGTCATGGAGCGTGGAGGACGATACCGGACCCAGAATGGACTGGCCTGGAGTTCCAGCGGTCGCACGATGTATGTCTCGGACTCGCATCGTACAAATCCACACGTCATGGCCTATGATTTCGACTGCGATAGCGGTGAGGTGTCCAATGGAAGGTTGTTTGCCGACCAAACGGGCCTGCTCGGCGGACGCCCGGATGGCGCTGCCATGGATGCCGATGACTGCTACTGGATCGCCGCTTCCGATACTGGCCGGTTGTTACGCCTAACACCAGAAGGCAAAGTCGATGCCGCTATCGAACTGGATGTGCCCAATCCGACAAATCTGTGCTTCCTCGGCCCGAACCTCGATACAGTGTTCATCACGACGCTGAAACCGGGCGGAACCGGACCCGGCGGCAATATCTACATCGCGAAAATTCCCTATCAAGGTCAGATCGCGCCTCTGTTTGCAGGGGCTTCCCAGCTTGAATTTCCCAACACAGAACTCGGTTTGCGCCTGCCAGACGACATCTGCGTAAATCCAAAGCCAGCGGAGTAA